Within the Fusarium musae strain F31 chromosome 11, whole genome shotgun sequence genome, the region ATCTATTACAATGATAACCTCAGCTTATCATGAAGATAGTTTGAGAAAGACTCAATGGGTGACTCCTTTCTCATCCACAAGCTTCTAGAATCAATAGGGCATAGGGCTTAGTGCTTTTCCCTTCTCTCAAAGTCTAACGGATATTGGGTATAAGATTCCGTCTTGTCCTCTCCATCCTGGATTCTGAACTTCCCTTCCTCATGCTCTTCTGTTGCCTGCTGTCAAGTCTCTGCTTCCTGCTTTTCGCTTTCGCCTATCTGACAACGCTATCTTATCTCGTGGTTCAGCTTTCTTTTAAAAGTCAACGACTCACATATATACTGTCTTTTTCAGCAAGTCGTCAGACTCTGGCCTACATATCAGCGTAGCCCACACACTTCTCTTcatttctccatcatcaagctttGGCTACATTTCCGCAAGACTTCGacgcagcaacagcaaacaGACTTTGACTCTTGTCATTTCTTTATAACTCCAGAATCTCCTTATCTCTGACTTTCATTTCACCTTCACATTCATATTTTTCCAAGCGACATCTCTATTCAAAATGTCTGCTCTTACATCCGAAACGCTGAGTCAATTGGACCAGCTTAATAACCAAGGAGGATTGCCATcccctccatcttcaacaaataACTGGGAGACAGAGTCAGACTGCTCCTACTATTCACTCTCCGACCTTACCTTTGACAAGTGGTACCGACAAATCCCGGCCAGCCAGGTCAGGAAACAGGCAAAGCAAATTCCAGCTAGCCCTGTGCCAGGCCAGTCCATATACCCGCGACGATTTTATAACAAAGAGGAGCTTGCTCTTCAGTCGTCGGGTCCCTGGAAAGAGTTCCCCTTCTGTCTGAACAAGGGCTACGTGTCTGGGTCACCTGGCCCAGTACGTATGATCACCAACTCTGCTGCGCCCTGGGAGTTTGATGTGGTGTACCATCCGGCAAGGACAGAGAACTCGGCTTGTATGGCTAAGTACCGGCCAAAGGGGTATAAAAAGGGTGCTGTA harbors:
- a CDS encoding hypothetical protein (EggNog:ENOG41); this translates as MSALTSETLSQLDQLNNQGGLPSPPSSTNNWETESDCSYYSLSDLTFDKWYRQIPASQVRKQAKQIPASPVPGQSIYPRRFYNKEELALQSSGPWKEFPFCLNKGYVSGSPGPVRMITNSAAPWEFDVVYHPARTENSACMAKYRPKGYKKGAVPKPLPSSESSSQSNSIPNAGVSTLQYNPYIAAHIAGHQQGITAVYYAQSLPAAYYAHSLPGAYAVPVPVPVVPCAYAPNYGQYLY